From the genome of Alosa alosa isolate M-15738 ecotype Scorff River chromosome 18, AALO_Geno_1.1, whole genome shotgun sequence, one region includes:
- the oit3 gene encoding oncoprotein-induced transcript 3 protein isoform X2 → MIPLIAILLQAALFTDARVFDPCNAYISLNEPWRNTEYHVNNSRGVPLCDQHVSGEWYRFTGMAGDAMPTFCIEENHCGTHAPIWLNGSHPQLNEGIVSLPACASFNDNCCHWTANVDIKACPGGYYVYRLPRPSVCFHVYCGHFYDICDEEECVGPHCGEPECRCGNGTVLGLDGQTCLDVNECEKGNGGCAEVCVNTKGSRQCECRPGRVLAADGRTCKEIEGCHSGNGGCSHGCSGPQDSYYCHCPRGLMLALDKRTCQVPVQCGSSFIEVSVPKELVGGLELFLANDSCRGVSNGTHINLNFSLRTCGTVVEVVDDKIVGTNLVTGLPVSGPGSGGSSELIIRTSKLLLPVTCEFPRHYEVSDGYLPSLPGSALELAGHSEGLFPFSLELFKSAEFAEPYRAPPQLHLRDWLYFGVEPKGERVDGLAALVESCFATPGRRADQGVKYYLIKDGCISDETVHQYSAKDQLSKHYHVPVFKFVGKDNREVFLHCRVLVCGQAEGESRCTQGCRRRLRRDLWTDQHQQQTVLIGGPIQILP, encoded by the exons ATGATTCCGTTAATAGCCATCCTCCTCCAGGCTGCTCTCTTCACAGACGCCAGAG TCTTTGATCCTTGCAATGCATACATCAGTCTCAATGAGCCTTGGCGCAACACGGAGTATCACGTCAACAACTCCAGGGGTGTGCCTCTGTGTGATCAACATGTTTCGGGGGAGTGGTACAGATTCACCGGCATGGCTGGTGACGCCATGCCGACGTTCTGCATCGAGGAGAACCACTGCGGCACCCACGCCCCCATCTGGCTAAACGGTAGCCACCCTCAGCTCAACGAGGGCATCGTCTCTCTGCCAGCCTGCGCCAGCTTCAATGACAATTGCTGCCACTGGACGGCCAACGTGGACATCAAGGCCTGCCCAGGGGGCTACTATGTGTACCGCCTGCCAAGACCCTCTGTCTGCTTCCATGTCTACTGTGGAC ATTTCTATGACATCTGTGATGAGGAGGAGTGCGTTGGGCCCCACTGTGGAGAACCTGAGTGTCGCTGTGGCAACGGAACCGTCCTTGGGCTTGATGGACAGACCTGCCTAG aTGTGAACGAGTGTGAGAAGGGGAATGGCGGCTGTGCCGAGGTGTGTGTAAACACCAAGGGTTCCCGACAGTGCGAGTGCCGGCCAGGCCGTGTGCTGGCCGCTGATGGACGCACCTGCAAAG AGATTGAGGGCTGCCACAGTGGGAATGGAGGCTGCAGCCATGGCTGCTCTGGGCCTCAGGACTCCTATTACTGCCACTGTCCACGGGGACTGATGTTGGCTCTGGACAAACGCACCTGCCAGG TTCCTGTGCAGTGTGGCTCCAGCTTCATAGAAGTCTCTGTGCCAAAGGAGCTGGTGGGAGGCCTGGAGCTCTTCCTGGCCAACGACTCCTGCCGGGGTGTCTCCAATGGCACCCACATCAACCTCAACTTCAGCCTGAGGACCTGCGGCACTGTGGTGGAG GTGGTCGACGACAAAATCGTGGGCACCAACCTGGTGACTGGCCTCCCTGTCTCTGGCCCCGGGAGCGGCGGCAGCAGCGAGCTCATCATCCGCACCAGCAAGCTCCTGCTTCCGGTCACCTGTGAGTTCCCGCGCCACTACGAGGTGTCCGACGGCTACCTGCCCAGCCTGCCCGGCTCGGCCCTGGAGCTAGCCGGCCACAGTGAGGGCCTCTTCCCCTTCAGCCTGGAGCTGTTCAAGAGCGCCGAGTTCGCCGAGCCATACCGCGCGCCGCCACAGCTCCACCTGCGCGACTGGCTCTACTTCGGCGTTGAGCCCAAGGGCGAGCGAGTGGACGGGCTGGCGGCGCTGGTGGAGAGCTGCTTCGCTACACCGGGCCGCAGAGCGGACCAGGGGGTCAAGTACTACCTCATCAAGGACGG CTGTATCTCAGATGAGACTGTTCACCAGTACAGTGCTAAGGACCAGCTCTCTAAGCACTACCATGTCCCGGTGTTCAAGTTTGTGGGCAAGGACAACCGA gaGGTATTCCTGCACTGccgtgtgttggtgtgtgggcAGGCGGAGGGGGAGTCTCGCTGTACGCAGGGCTGCCGGAGACGCCTGCGGAGGGACCTATGGACcgaccaacaccagcagcaaACAGTGCTCATCGGAGGACCCATCCAGATACTGCCCTag
- the pla2g12b gene encoding group XIIB secretory phospholipase A2-like protein isoform X2 encodes MQLIRVLALLLLCVSPGRTASLIHARKALEETEAPAVTEEAPVTNSPAEEPLVADSLAEKPLVADSSAEEPLVADSPAEEPLVADSPAEEPLVADSLAEEPLVADSPAEKPLVVNSQTVESPAMDGPIMDDSPAADSPAEEETLMADSPVQPEEEADAAAGDIQVADEPALDSPAEEAAVGEAPAMDAPADATGAVDTPAGEEAPGDAPVADQMAADAPADDTVVGEAPVEEMMADAPVDEGMTADATVDEMMAADAPSEDIPADLHMNTFPLDDDEDITSPLPSSFQATTEGDWAMSSIRQSFQAVNGYFDSLVELMGGRNGVCQYKCRYGKTPTPRIGYVMPEANGCSSSLLGFEFDLGIPAMTKCCNQLDVCYDTCSSNKNRCDSKFRWCLHGICSELKKSLGFVSKVEVCESMADAMYNTVWTLGCRSYMSSQRAACFCEGTERDEL; translated from the exons ATGCAGCTCATACGGGTCCTCGCTCTGCTCCTGCTCTGCGTCTCCCCCGGGAGAACGGCCAGTCTGATCCACGCCAGGAAGGCCCTGGAGGAGACAGAAGCTCCAGCCGTCACCGAGGAGGCCCCTGTGACCAACAGCCCAGCTGAGGAGCCTCTAGTGGCCGATAGCTTGGCTGAGAAGCCTCTAGTGGCCGATAGCTCGGCTGAAGAGCCCCTAGTGGCCGATAGCCCGGCCGAAGAGCCCCTAGTAGCCGATAGCCCGGCTGAGGAGCCCCTAGTGGCCGATAGCCTGGCTGAAGAGCCACTAGTGGCCGATAGCCCGGCTGAGAAGCCTCTAGTGGTGAATAGCCAGACTGTGGAGTCCCCTGCCATGGATGGTCCAATCATGGACGACAGTCCAGCAGCAGATTCTCCCGCTGAGGAGGAAACCCTAATGGCTGACTCTCCAGTCCAACCCGAAGAGGAGGCAGATGCCGCTGCAGGGGACATCCAGGTTGCTGACGAGCCCGCTCTGGACAGCCCAGCCGAGGAGGCTGCTGTTGGGGAGGCTCCTGCGATGGATGCCCCAGCTGATGCCACTGGAGCTGTGGACACCCCAGCCGGTGAAGAGGCTCCCGGGGACGCTCCTGTCGCTGACCAAATGGCCGCCGATGCCCCTGCGGACGACACTGTGGTGGGAGAAGCCCCTGTAGAGGAAATGATGGCTGATGCGCCTGTGGATGAGGGAATGACTGCTGATGCCACTGTGGATGAAATGATGGCGGCCGACGCGCCTTCTGAAGATATCCCAGCTGACCTCCACATGAACACCTTCCCTCTGGATGATGACGAGGACATCACATCTCCTCTCCCAAGCAGTTTCCAGGCCACTACGGAGGGCGACTGGGCCATGAGCTCCATCAGGCAGAGCTTCCAGGCCGTCAACGGCTACTTCGACTCGCTGGTAGAGCTGATGGGAGGCCGAAACGGAGTGTGCCAATACAAGTGCCGATAcg GAAAAACACCCACCCCTCGCATTGGCTACGTCATGCCGGAAGCCAATGGCTGCAGCTCCTCTCTACTGGGTTTCGAG TTTGACCTTGGCATCCCTGCCATGACCAAATGCTGTAACCAGCTGGACGTGTGCTACGACACCTGCAGCTCCAACAAGAACCGTTGCGACTCAAAGTTCCGCTGGTGTCTCCATGGCATCTGTTCCGAGCTCAAGAAGAGCCTGGGCTTCGTGTCAAAGGTCGAAG TGTGTGAGTCTATGGCGGATGCCATGTACAACACGGTGTGGACGCTGGGCTGCAGGTCCTACATGAGCAGCCAGAGGGCAGCGTGCTTCTGTGAGGGTACGGAGAGGGACGAGCTGTGA
- the pla2g12b gene encoding group XIIB secretory phospholipase A2-like protein isoform X1: MQLIRVLALLLLCVSPGRTASLIHARKALEETEAPAVTEEAPVTNSPAEEPLVADSLAEKPLVADSSAEEPLVADSPAEEPLVADSPAEEPLVADSLAEEPLVADSPAEKPLVVNSQTVESPAMDGPIMDDSPAADSPAEEETLMADSPVQPEEEADAAAGDIQVADEPALDSPAEEAAVGEAPAMDAPADATGAVDTPAGEEAPGDAPVADQMAADAPADDTVVGEAPVEEMMADAPVDEGMTADATVDEMMAADAPSEDIPADLHMNTFPLDDDEDITSPLPSSFQATTEGDWAMSSIRQSFQAVNGYFDSLVELMGGRNGVCQYKCRYGKTPTPRIGYVMPEANGCSSSLLGFEVDSFDLGIPAMTKCCNQLDVCYDTCSSNKNRCDSKFRWCLHGICSELKKSLGFVSKVEVCESMADAMYNTVWTLGCRSYMSSQRAACFCEGTERDEL, translated from the exons ATGCAGCTCATACGGGTCCTCGCTCTGCTCCTGCTCTGCGTCTCCCCCGGGAGAACGGCCAGTCTGATCCACGCCAGGAAGGCCCTGGAGGAGACAGAAGCTCCAGCCGTCACCGAGGAGGCCCCTGTGACCAACAGCCCAGCTGAGGAGCCTCTAGTGGCCGATAGCTTGGCTGAGAAGCCTCTAGTGGCCGATAGCTCGGCTGAAGAGCCCCTAGTGGCCGATAGCCCGGCCGAAGAGCCCCTAGTAGCCGATAGCCCGGCTGAGGAGCCCCTAGTGGCCGATAGCCTGGCTGAAGAGCCACTAGTGGCCGATAGCCCGGCTGAGAAGCCTCTAGTGGTGAATAGCCAGACTGTGGAGTCCCCTGCCATGGATGGTCCAATCATGGACGACAGTCCAGCAGCAGATTCTCCCGCTGAGGAGGAAACCCTAATGGCTGACTCTCCAGTCCAACCCGAAGAGGAGGCAGATGCCGCTGCAGGGGACATCCAGGTTGCTGACGAGCCCGCTCTGGACAGCCCAGCCGAGGAGGCTGCTGTTGGGGAGGCTCCTGCGATGGATGCCCCAGCTGATGCCACTGGAGCTGTGGACACCCCAGCCGGTGAAGAGGCTCCCGGGGACGCTCCTGTCGCTGACCAAATGGCCGCCGATGCCCCTGCGGACGACACTGTGGTGGGAGAAGCCCCTGTAGAGGAAATGATGGCTGATGCGCCTGTGGATGAGGGAATGACTGCTGATGCCACTGTGGATGAAATGATGGCGGCCGACGCGCCTTCTGAAGATATCCCAGCTGACCTCCACATGAACACCTTCCCTCTGGATGATGACGAGGACATCACATCTCCTCTCCCAAGCAGTTTCCAGGCCACTACGGAGGGCGACTGGGCCATGAGCTCCATCAGGCAGAGCTTCCAGGCCGTCAACGGCTACTTCGACTCGCTGGTAGAGCTGATGGGAGGCCGAAACGGAGTGTGCCAATACAAGTGCCGATAcg GAAAAACACCCACCCCTCGCATTGGCTACGTCATGCCGGAAGCCAATGGCTGCAGCTCCTCTCTACTGGGTTTCGAGGTAGATTCT TTTGACCTTGGCATCCCTGCCATGACCAAATGCTGTAACCAGCTGGACGTGTGCTACGACACCTGCAGCTCCAACAAGAACCGTTGCGACTCAAAGTTCCGCTGGTGTCTCCATGGCATCTGTTCCGAGCTCAAGAAGAGCCTGGGCTTCGTGTCAAAGGTCGAAG TGTGTGAGTCTATGGCGGATGCCATGTACAACACGGTGTGGACGCTGGGCTGCAGGTCCTACATGAGCAGCCAGAGGGCAGCGTGCTTCTGTGAGGGTACGGAGAGGGACGAGCTGTGA
- the oit3 gene encoding oncoprotein-induced transcript 3 protein isoform X1 has protein sequence MIPLIAILLQAALFTDARVFDPCNAYISLNEPWRNTEYHVNNSRGVPLCDQHVSGEWYRFTGMAGDAMPTFCIEENHCGTHAPIWLNGSHPQLNEGIVSLPACASFNDNCCHWTANVDIKACPGGYYVYRLPRPSVCFHVYCGHFYDICDEEECVGPHCGEPECRCGNGTVLGLDGQTCLDVNECEKGNGGCAEVCVNTKGSRQCECRPGRVLAADGRTCKEIEGCHSGNGGCSHGCSGPQDSYYCHCPRGLMLALDKRTCQGQNFPVQCGSSFIEVSVPKELVGGLELFLANDSCRGVSNGTHINLNFSLRTCGTVVEVVDDKIVGTNLVTGLPVSGPGSGGSSELIIRTSKLLLPVTCEFPRHYEVSDGYLPSLPGSALELAGHSEGLFPFSLELFKSAEFAEPYRAPPQLHLRDWLYFGVEPKGERVDGLAALVESCFATPGRRADQGVKYYLIKDGCISDETVHQYSAKDQLSKHYHVPVFKFVGKDNREVFLHCRVLVCGQAEGESRCTQGCRRRLRRDLWTDQHQQQTVLIGGPIQILP, from the exons ATGATTCCGTTAATAGCCATCCTCCTCCAGGCTGCTCTCTTCACAGACGCCAGAG TCTTTGATCCTTGCAATGCATACATCAGTCTCAATGAGCCTTGGCGCAACACGGAGTATCACGTCAACAACTCCAGGGGTGTGCCTCTGTGTGATCAACATGTTTCGGGGGAGTGGTACAGATTCACCGGCATGGCTGGTGACGCCATGCCGACGTTCTGCATCGAGGAGAACCACTGCGGCACCCACGCCCCCATCTGGCTAAACGGTAGCCACCCTCAGCTCAACGAGGGCATCGTCTCTCTGCCAGCCTGCGCCAGCTTCAATGACAATTGCTGCCACTGGACGGCCAACGTGGACATCAAGGCCTGCCCAGGGGGCTACTATGTGTACCGCCTGCCAAGACCCTCTGTCTGCTTCCATGTCTACTGTGGAC ATTTCTATGACATCTGTGATGAGGAGGAGTGCGTTGGGCCCCACTGTGGAGAACCTGAGTGTCGCTGTGGCAACGGAACCGTCCTTGGGCTTGATGGACAGACCTGCCTAG aTGTGAACGAGTGTGAGAAGGGGAATGGCGGCTGTGCCGAGGTGTGTGTAAACACCAAGGGTTCCCGACAGTGCGAGTGCCGGCCAGGCCGTGTGCTGGCCGCTGATGGACGCACCTGCAAAG AGATTGAGGGCTGCCACAGTGGGAATGGAGGCTGCAGCCATGGCTGCTCTGGGCCTCAGGACTCCTATTACTGCCACTGTCCACGGGGACTGATGTTGGCTCTGGACAAACGCACCTGCCAGGGTCagaact TTCCTGTGCAGTGTGGCTCCAGCTTCATAGAAGTCTCTGTGCCAAAGGAGCTGGTGGGAGGCCTGGAGCTCTTCCTGGCCAACGACTCCTGCCGGGGTGTCTCCAATGGCACCCACATCAACCTCAACTTCAGCCTGAGGACCTGCGGCACTGTGGTGGAG GTGGTCGACGACAAAATCGTGGGCACCAACCTGGTGACTGGCCTCCCTGTCTCTGGCCCCGGGAGCGGCGGCAGCAGCGAGCTCATCATCCGCACCAGCAAGCTCCTGCTTCCGGTCACCTGTGAGTTCCCGCGCCACTACGAGGTGTCCGACGGCTACCTGCCCAGCCTGCCCGGCTCGGCCCTGGAGCTAGCCGGCCACAGTGAGGGCCTCTTCCCCTTCAGCCTGGAGCTGTTCAAGAGCGCCGAGTTCGCCGAGCCATACCGCGCGCCGCCACAGCTCCACCTGCGCGACTGGCTCTACTTCGGCGTTGAGCCCAAGGGCGAGCGAGTGGACGGGCTGGCGGCGCTGGTGGAGAGCTGCTTCGCTACACCGGGCCGCAGAGCGGACCAGGGGGTCAAGTACTACCTCATCAAGGACGG CTGTATCTCAGATGAGACTGTTCACCAGTACAGTGCTAAGGACCAGCTCTCTAAGCACTACCATGTCCCGGTGTTCAAGTTTGTGGGCAAGGACAACCGA gaGGTATTCCTGCACTGccgtgtgttggtgtgtgggcAGGCGGAGGGGGAGTCTCGCTGTACGCAGGGCTGCCGGAGACGCCTGCGGAGGGACCTATGGACcgaccaacaccagcagcaaACAGTGCTCATCGGAGGACCCATCCAGATACTGCCCTag